Genomic window (Falco cherrug isolate bFalChe1 chromosome 4, bFalChe1.pri, whole genome shotgun sequence):
GCAATTAGATCTAAATTAGCAGTAATAATTAGATATCATAAACTAGATATTagcctgttaaaaaaaaaaaaagccggAAATACCAGCgttattcaaaacaaaaaaatgaagactcAAAATACCAGTGATCAACTGATCAAAACATATGAcagtgtataaaaaaaaaataaatcaccaaaTCATTGATGTCACAAAAgacatcaaaaatattttttttttttacatttaaatttgcAACAGCAACATTTAATGTTCCAAATTAGACAAAATGTCTTAAAGCATTTAAGTGCAGTTACATACAGCTGATGCAAAAGACATACTAGAAAGCACGAAATAtatcttccttcccttttagTAAGAAAAATTCCAGTAACACTAGCTACACAAACAacaatcaaaaatatttaaacaaattacaAATTTCTGTCAAAACTGGGAAGAAAGTTCTGCTGTATTAGTCTTAGAATTTTTTGGACAGGGTGACAAAGTaaataacagaacaaaataGAACGAttagaaaacaagtatttctgaaacatcttCATTTGGAAAACACTCACTGGCACACAGATATGCTCcagaattagaaaataaaaaatagccaCAAAGACTCTCCCAGCcttgtatttctgtaatttttgtcAGATATTGAGGAGGTGTTAGTAGGCCAGAATTGTAAAGTGCTTCAACAGTTTAGctcaatattttaaaacaaaataaaatgccacTACCCTGGCAttgcattaaataaaaacattaatatCTTTGTCAGGCATTATTCCAGGTTTTGGGGTTATATTTTCCccatcttttaaataaatgtgttaAACCATATTTTCTTGTAATGTGCCATTTTAGtgtgggataaaaaaaaaagtgtcaagtAATCAAAATCTCTGCCTGGCAATAACAGCTATTTTTTAACCTATTTTTAGTGGTTATTTGTTGCTTTAATTGTTACtacttttacattaaaatagtGTTGCTGACTCACACACAAGCTGAGAAAGTGAATAGATACATTTGTGCAATTCAGTAAGaccaagcaaaaagaaacaaggatATTTATCTTACAAAAGCGCTACCCATCAACTAAATACAGTGGCTTAAATTGTTACCTAAGAGATGTTATTATTGGgttaataaaacatgtttttaaaattatacagatTCCCAGCTGGATGTCTTAAAAAAGCATGCCCACAATGCTACCCTTTATTAACTGGACATTTAATAATCTATTGTTTCCGTAATTCATGGGTTTAAAATGCTCCTTCTTTGCAAGTATCCACAgaacttgtaaaaaaaataataataaaaaaatatatacacatttctAGATCGGTAACTACAGCACTGAAGTTAATGGGAGCTTTGCTAGGGTGATCAGACCCCCTAGCTCTTTTTAATAGCAGTTAAATGTCAAATATAAATACAACACCCCAGTGAAATATATTCCTTTGACAGAATCTGGGACAAGACACTACGCAGCTGCTGTTAACAATGAAGAGCAAAACGGACGTTTAATCAAAATAAGTGGTGGTGGTTATGAAGTTGTGTTCAAGCCTGCCTTTTGTTTGTGAACGAAGCTATTCCAAGGCGTTAACTCCGGCCACAATGCAACCAGCAGCTCCTGTTACTCCCGAAGAGTGAAGAGGTCCACGTCCGTACGGTGTCAGAGCTACGTGACTCTCGTTTCAGAGAGGGAGAGACTCCCTTGTTCCAGCTGCTAAACTAAAAGATCTCTCCCGGCATCTTCAAACATAGATGCCTCAAGCTAAACGTGCTGGGGGAAATCCTGGCCCTACCAAGGTCGATGCAAAATTCGGCCACTGGTTTCAATGGACTGCATCCAGGATTGTCACTGGGAATGAGGGTCCATAATTCCCTGGGAACTGAGAATCTCCAGCGAGCCTAGAAGTGAtgtcatttttattaatatttctaCATTCTAAGCCACCATGCTCAAGAATTTTGGCCTTCGGTTCTTATGCATGATAAAACCAAGCTTTCCATAAACCCTACAGAAAGACCAGGGGAAGATATATTTATATCTCAAATTGTCAGCAGCATATAGTTTGTACAAGTGTTGTTTTGCTGATGTCGCTGAGCtactttaaaaagtgaataCCTTGTGGGGTATGTAATTTCATCACCAATGTCAAATGACTTCTACAGATGAAACTTCTCTGATGCAAATTGCAAAAAGATGCTTTGAATATATTCGATATGATACACCAACTTTTAAGCTGAGGAATTAAGTTATCTTTATTTTAGTGAGACATGCACTCACtaggggaaaatattttaactgccACGTATGTCAGCAGAGCATGACTTACTCAATACTGAGATTTTAATAGTCcccaaaaatgaaatgtaatagGTAGCATGTAGATCTGACTCAACATACATAATAAATCAACAAAGCAATAGTATCAAggtctgttttgaaaattttgtaaGGACATATGGTCGTATTGACAACGCGTCTTTTAGGTACGCTTTACCAGCCAGCCACGTTTACATGGTAAACGTAACCAGTAAACGGGGCAGAaactgctctgtgctgtccTTAAGATCGCAACACAGGAATGATTTTTCATGATTCCTCAGAAGCTGGCCTTGCTTTACATCCACATGAAATACTGTCACCACTAGGTCCGAGCCCGGAGGATGAACTGCagaaaaggggagagggggggaaaaaaaaataaaaaaaaataaaaggaggaaattGGTTTTCACAACACACTCAAAGCCTGAGTAACAGAGGAGAACTTTAATTATCTCCAGTCACAAAGAGAGACAGGAAATTTGGACTTTTAATTAGCCATTTGGAGTGCAGTTGGATATTTTTTTAGCAAGATAATTTAAACGCGAATAATTCAAGTCTGACTAAATGAAATTCACATAATCAGAATGCAGATAATTGAATTTCTACTGCATTCATTAATTCAGTGTGGAGGTGTGTGTGAAGACTTCTATGATGAGCTGTCACAGCTCAATAAAATCTCAgtcaattaattttttcattatcttagtattacatcaacaaaaaaagtgaagcatgcgcgtgtgtatgtatgtatatataatctCAGAAAGTAAGGATATACAGAAATCACCTCTCTGAATCAGAGTCTGCATcgtttcttcctttttttctctcttcatcttCTACAGGAAAACGTCTGTTCAAAGAGGCAAACTTATGAATCGCATCAGCCACGGAGTACTTGGTCTGTCCCGACACACAAGCCTCCATGTCTTCTGGGCTCAGCTGAGTCTGTAAGAAGAGGTGAAGCCTACTGTCTGAAAGCAATAATGCGTCTTGTAGGAccctggaagaagaaaaaaggacaaatgtTTTTAGAATCTACGTCCGCATGTGCATCTATGTAAAGTCTTCTACCAGAACAAATTCTAAATCATGTCCTGCTTTTTAAGTTTTCAGATGAATCCCAAATCAGTAACAGAAGGTAATGAACATATTAAAATGATTAGGTGTGTGTTACTTTCTTATTACATTATTTGGAATTTCAGGCAAGTAAAACCACGAAGCTAATAGTTAGGCACATCTGCTATTAGAATAACTTCAAGGACATTTCTTCAATTTAACCATCTGTTATTACCACATGGATCAATTAATGATTTTTAGGCAGTTAGAGGCATATACTCTTTTGAAAATTTGGTCTCCATTTGAGAGCTCTGTTTTggggaggtttttttaatagctaagCTTTTCTAGACGTTACAACGTGTCACGAGTTTCTTTGGTGGGGAAAGAAGTGTGTACAGACACAGAGGACTTCATACACACGCAGTGTCAGGACTTTGAAATACCTGTAAATGACAGAGCCAACACCAGCCGAGATCATTTACACTTTCACAAATATGTGTACATTTAAGCTAGAATGAAAATGCTAATACTGAACGCTGATTTAAATTTACTTGCAAACAGTTTTCAGGGAGTCTTAAGTACAAGTTCATTCCAGCCATTCTTTTCAAAagtccattttaaaatttggtttatACGAATTATAAATTAAGAGTTCAAATAAATTTAGCACATAGTATTTACCTACATCAAGTGAGAGTAAACATAATACAATACATTCCAGTAACACAGAAAGTTGTACAGATACTTTTACAAGGACTGAGAATTGAAGATCGTGGCTATtttgggaggggggaaaggaacTTTGCTGCAACATTTCTCTATAGAAGGAATTCTTTAATACACAAATCCTAGAACAACCAGGCACACGCTTTTCAATATGTACATGCAATTTTACTCATGTAATAAAGTCATCAGAGCCTATGACCATGCCAAACAGTACTGCTCCACCGAAAATTATTCAAGTATCTTTAAACAAATCAAAACTATTAAGAGTAAATATTTAtctctttcttcccatttaGATTACAttcattaccaaaaaaaaataattgctatgCAATAGGAAACAAGAAATGACGTTATTATAATAACTACCAAAAGCAGATAGAAATACTGCATTCTATTGGTACTCTGACTAAAATGAAAGGCATAACTGATTGGTTCCTTCTctcaattaaaattaatggtGTGTTTGGACTGTAACGTTTTAAAACACAGATACATTCAGAAAACTGTTCTCTAAAGCAGCCAACATTACAATAACCTttaagaaatacacaaaaggaTTTCCAGCTTCATCTAATCCTATAAAAAACTCTCCAATCAAAATAAGTAATAAGAGATACCTAACTGAAAGCGTGAGATATTTGTGTACATGCACATTTCATTTGCCtatgtaaacacacacacagactcaACCAAATAACTCAAACTTTGACACCTTCCAATGAGGAAATGTCTGCAATGACCCCAGTGATCTACCAGGTGCATTGAAATTCAGTCTTGGACCAGACTTTGTTGAAGTTCAAAATAAGCACACTTTCATACCCAGAGAAAGCCTTTTTAATCCAATCTAAATTCTCACAATTTTACCataaaacaaacacagcaaatagacatctgtaaaaaaatcaatgccCACAGTGTATTAATATACAGAAAAACTTCGTAGTCTAAAAGAAGCCAGCAAGTGCTGTgtaaaaatgatttaaaacacagaatttaCAGGTCTACACACCTTTACAGCAACAGCTTCATGAATACAGTTTGAAAAGCCATCATTCAGCAGCCACTAAAAGAGGACTTCAGCCTTGACTCTTGATAAACATACATTCCAAACAAAGGCAAACATTGCaacaaaagtaaagaaaaagtatcATTCCATACAATAAATCCACGTTTATAGTTTATGTAACTGTGGGAGTAAATATTCTCCttcctattttcttcctcttaaccacaaaaaaacaaaacaaaacaaaacaaacaaaaaccagcacccacccacccctaagaaaaaaaataaaataacatgcTGGAGTTTACAGTAGAGTAACTGGAGTTACTGTTTTTCGCAGGCTTACGAGCACAATGAGGGGACGCACATTTCTGCAATTCTAACATTTGCGTGTCTAATACCAAGTAACCCAGCAAAAAGCCAAGACATTAAATTCTGTGTATGGCATTTAGTTTCACAGATTTTCCTCTTGCTGTACCTTCAAAAGTTTCCTGCCAACCAGCAAAAACACAAGTAACTAACTCTTCATGAGATTATGCTACACTTACAGCTCTGTTGctgtttgaaatgtattttattttctttataaaataatggGTAAtctttaaaattgattttagaTGGTTTGAGGCATTACACCAGAGAAGTAATGAGCACTAATGTCAATGATATTGGACACAAATTCATTTTAGCTTTATTTCGTGTCCAGTACAATTCTGCTCAGCCTTGAACTGCTAAAGCACTGTTATTAACTCGGCAGTAACCTAACACATGgaacagcaaacaaaagtgATAAGAGTACAGACTGATCAGGACCTCAAGGCTACtgtcctttctctgcagctatAATTCAATTTCCAATTTTACTTTACATTGGACTCAttatttcacagtaattttcttttctgcttcatagTGCCATCTGGAGGCAAAAGGAGCGCAGAGAAACCAAGGCgaaaaaatggaaagatgtTCATAAAGCTAagcacacatacatacacacagatgtgtatatatagtatGGATATCTATGTtcacaagggggggggggggctagGGACCAAACACTCTGCATTTTTGCAAACCATTTAAAACCATCCTGAAAGTAAATATAAGATCACCTTTCACCCATTCATACCCTTGaagcatttcttctttgttaattaaaaaataacttctgcttTTCCCGCCCCCTCTGAACCAACAGGTtagattgctttttaattgcattcttcaagcaatcaaaatgaaaaataaattctgtgctATCCGTAAGCGTTATGTTTTCCTGTTCAAAATACTCCTTCAAGGAAATAACCGTTACATTTGTCACCAGATGGTACTACTGGTATTAAGTGCTGGTACAGCAGTCACTCTCCAGGGCTTTCGCTGTCCTGGGGACTCACCATGTGCAGGGCTGTATatctaaaaaatatatttggctCCAAGgactctaaaaaaaaaaataccaaaattacAAACCACCACCtaacaaattaaaaaggcaagaggaaaggCGGAGCGTCGTAATATTAATATACTGATGTCTTCGCAGAGGCTGAACGCGTGCGCAGTTTCAACACAACCAGTAGCACTCCCAGTGCTCCTCCAGCAGTTTTATTGCAGCCAGCGCCAGTGCAAAGCTGGGGTTACAGCGATGTAAATCAGTTCTCGCTGCTGCCGCGCTAATGGAAGAGTCACAGCTCACAGTGATAATTCCTATAAACTGACTGAGCATACTTAAGAGAACAACAGACTTTCTATGCACGCCTGGAATAAGAATGAAAGGCTAAACCCTGCAAGTCTTGATTCCATCAGTGGTCATTACTTGTCAGAGATCTCACTCCTCTCCACCAGATTGCTCACATGCATAATGACTGCTTACGTGATTAAGGGGGCTGCAGGATAAGGCTCTACATTTGAATTAGAGataataaaatcattttttattCACAGCCATGTGAATCTTTATTTGTAAGCTTTCAGTAAATGCTTGTGATCTACAGACCTTTAAAGAAGCAGGGCCGAAAAAAATGTCACTTCACAACCAGAGGAAATAATGTCATTTTTGAGGAAAAGCTGGATACTGTATGAGGAGTATTTCTCCTTCCCGTGTTATAGCAAGAACATTtgcaaaagacaaaacatgTGTTTTGTCTTATTTGGACAAGATCcaaaatctggttttcttcaACATGATTTTATTAGGTATATTATACACTGTTGTGCTGGAGGAGAACAACATATGGCTGAACAGTACAACTTAATCCTAACTAAAGATTTCCTGTATCTACTGTAACCTAATACAATGACAGATGCACGCTTGCATGCGTGTGGAAGGTTAACACTCCGATTTTGTTTTCGACAAATTTACTCTGCCCATTTACATCCTATCAGGAGAGCAAGGGAAaaagccaggagctgggaggcGGCGGTGACAGCCGGTGCTGTGGTGCCCTCTGTTGAGCAGccagccctcagccccagcccccagcaaaCAAAGCCCCCAGCTGCCTCTTACAAAAAGCCAactctctttcctccttcattTTTTAGAAGGGGGAAGCGTTCCTGACAGCAAGCAACTGCGAAGCAACTGCTGGGCATCCGATAATGTGTACACGTAGGAAAGGATTAAGCGACACACGCCTGCTCGGCATTGCTCGCTTCGCTCGCCGGATAGGAAATATTAGCAAGGCTCCACTGGAAAGAGGCAACCACTACTTACCCAAGGAGATCCCACCTGCCCCACCGTCACCAATGCTTCCAACTGAGCCCCAGCAAGCTGGCATCCATCCCTTTTGGAGCCAGTCTCCCACCTTCCACATCCCTGAGAGAACACCTGGTGGGGACACCTCTGGGAGGGTCCTCTGAGCCCGCGCCAGCTCCTGCTTGTGGGACAGTGGTGGGGACGGTAAGGAGGTGTGAGGAGGAGGGCAAACCCTCAGCCACCTCCAGAGAACAGCTCTGCCTTAGGCAGCCAAGTTGAGGGTGGCTCGCTCGCTCCAGCACTGAGAGCGCCCAACACACAGCGAGCCGGACCAGCAACGCCACCTGCCCTTCATCTCCTGTGCATCTAAGTGTTGCATTTCTCAGAACCCCTAGTATACCTTCCACCCCATCATAAACCGCGTGTTTGAAAACCATCCTTTTTCCTAAACCACAAAATTCTGGGGATCCAGCTGTATTCAATTAAAATTTAACCCAGCCTcatttaaaatggttttgttaGTTTTCTCATAAGCAAACTCAAATGATCTCTGTGAAGGTAATCTAAATCCTGAAATTAAACCCATGCACCTACAAAGGGATGAAACAATGATGAAAGCAATGATCTTACAGAACCTAATATTATAAGACAGTGGTTTTAATTTAGACCTCTAATTTAAGAATAAAGCTTTTCATGTGAATTTACAGACATCCTCAAAGGATGAGGATACTTACCAGGACAAAACACATAATTTTCCTTATTCTTACTAAGTAATTCATAATTGAAAAGGGACTAGCTGACTTCCGTTAACGCAAATGGCCtcttgaaatattaaattatgCCCAGACAAGAAGTGAGCTTTACAGCTCTTCATCACTCGGAGATAATAACCTATAAGACAAGCAGGTCTCGCCCTGCGTTTGTGCCgcaaagccaaagcaaaatGGGACACCCATTTCCAGATACCACCAAACTCTAGCACTTTGCTAtagctttccagctgctggccTAATTCTGTCACTACTGGGCTCAGCGCAGAGGGGCTTCACCAaggctctgtgtaagcacacACCTTGCCACGTGCTGACTCGTTCCGGAGCGACACGTGAAGGAGGAGGACAGAACTTCATGGCCATCCGCATATAGACAGTGTGGGGATGCTCCCCGGGCCAGAAGCTGAGCACCGGAGAGCCTCCAGCTGCTCGATCCGTACTCCTCGGGCACGTGGCTCCTGCCCAGGCAGACACTCCAGCAAGCTGCTCACGCAGCAATGGGCACAGGGCACGAGCAGGGACTGCGAAGGGTCTGAGCTCTGTTTCAGAGATACCCTGGATCCTGATAACCTCACAAGACACGGAGTGCAGCAAGGAGCTAAGGTTCCTGCATCACatgcaggcatttgaaaggtgTTGCCTGCGAACCCATCCCTTGACAAGCCCATCTAGGCTCGAATCCCGTTGCTTCCCACTGCCACAAAGAAACACCAGCGGGGCTGTGAGCGTGTGCGCGGCGACTGCCGCTGCTGCGGGGGCAAACGGAGCACTCAGCTTTGCAGTTCTGGGTTACAGCGCCCGATGCGGGTCCTTGCTGGGCCCCTTCCCACCCCGCTTCTAATATACCAGGAAGGTCCCGCTTGCCCTAGCACTGCTGCGCTACAGAACACGCAGCACCTAGACCTAGAACTTTATAAATTCAAGGGGgtgtatatacatatttttttatatatgtatatatacacacacacacacttgttAAAAAGAGTCCCACAAATCcaatttcagaggaagaaatcaTAACCTTCCATTCAGACTcaaaaaaaggtggggggaagCACCATGGCAGTCTGAGCCAgtacaaagcagcagcagcagcgcagaGGTGCCAGCCAGCAGAGGGCAATGATACAGCACGTACTGCCAAGCCAACTCATCACAGCACAATTCTCTCCCTAAAATGCCTCCCAGCTGTTCCCCAGGGCTGACAGCAAGCTGACACCTTTCTAAACACCATCCAAGTTCAAACATTTAAATCACAACAGGTAACCGCTGGACTAACGGCATCAAAGTAAAACGCCCCACGTGCCGTCAGTACCCATTTAAACTACAGACTTCCCAAAAACTGGAGAGTGtggatgtgttttaaaagaagcGACCTCCCTCCTTCGCCTTCTGAAGCACAAACTGTggttgtaaatatttttcatgctgaaaaacTGTACCTTGTTACCAGACTGGCCTCTTCGCCATTTTGAAGTGAAAGTGACTTTGGAAATGCACTACTGCATCAGGCACACAGCTAAGCTAGAACTGCTCAGATCCAGGGACCTGAACTATCACACCCTTCATGTGACCATTAATATTACTGCCTCTAGAAGCACAGTCGCTCTATTTCACTGTCCTTCATCTctgagacacagaaaaaaacctctgatcttttcctgctttcccttccctgtctcACATGCCTTCAACCAGTATTTATTGGCTATCCTTTTGGCCACAGATCCTATATAACTGTATACAGAACATTATTCCTGCAGCAGTTGGCTCACCCTGTCTTCAAGCTGTTAAGCTTAACAAATACACCTCAGGACCAATGATTTGTTGTCTGTTAGGGAGGCTTATAGCTATAATACGATGACTGGAAAAACAGCGAGTCTAGCATTTCTTCCACCCACTGACCGCAAGGCTTAAAGCCTACTTAACTGATTTGCTTTTGCCCTTTGCTTATGGAGTTCTGATTAATGGAAACATTGATACTGAAAGATGATGATGCATAGTCTCTATTCGTCGTGTTTTACCATGCCCTTACCCCAGGTAGGAGCTAAAGGCAGCCTGCAAACGTAGGCACAgttcctgccccagcagctgtgagcagcctgCTCTCACACCCGCAGTGCCAGGGTACTACAAGAAtggcagagaaagcagaaaattatacCAACAAGGTCTCCGTCACTGCAGAAGGTGATGTGGTTACAGCTGTGGGCCAGAGGGATGCAGTACCGAAGCTCACACAGCACTCCCTTGTAACACAGGTCAGGCTCTAGCTAAGTCTGAGGAATGATTTTATACAGATCACAGCTGTACTGGAAATGGTCACAGCTGCTAGAGCTTATTTATGTGAGCGGGAGCGGTAAACAAAGGAACTGGCATTATAGGAGATATCTGTGTTAGGAGATCTCACTACAGAATTTTCCCAGGAGTTTAGCCCACAgagacactgatttttttcatgaagataAAGACTGAGACCGTTTCTTTGTATGAGCATATCTTGCTCATTCTTGAAAGCTGAAAGAGACATCACGGTGGAAGGCCTCCCAACCTTAGTACACAATTGGAAAGTAAGAGAGATGCATAAACGATTATCTATAACCGGTGCAGTTAAACACAACGGAAAAGCCCCGGCTGAGGTTTCCTTGTAATCAGTAGAGCTGAAGTCACGTGTATGAAATACGActgtgcaaataaaataaaaccaaatgtgTAAGCGTACAGATGACCACACGGTGGCTCTCAAGTACCAGGGATGAGCTATTTTAAACCAGCAATTGATGACATCATAAAAATGCCAACATCTCTAGGATGGGCTGTACTTACTTTTCCAGGAATTCTTGCAGACCCTGCCGGCGGTGGTCCACGTGGTGAGGATTGTTCATATTGAAAAAGGGAGTTTTAGACGGCAGTTCAGGTAGCTgtctttataaaagaaaaagcaaatacagagtTAAAACCAAATCTGAAACAGTGGAGAGAAATGCAATAAGCAAATGCCAACCCCGAGCACGTGAAAAATTGCAGGTCATGTTCCAGAAGCTCACGAAATTGAATTTGGGAACACAAGACTGCGAAACTGGAAGGCTTTTCACACAcctcaaagacaaaaataatttaatctgaGTTTTCTGGTCCAGTTGTTAAGCCTGCATGCATGTTTGGCTGGGTCTCTCACGGTCCTTGCAAAACTTAAGCCCATCCTagaagcacacacacacctaCATTTGTACATAATGTACATAATAAGAATGTACATACATAATGTAGGGCACACACCTACATTAGATTGCTacttctgctgcctgtgcaTAGCAAAGGAAACACAGATCAAATCTGTTACAAATTAGAGGGGGGCTCACCAAACAAAGGCTATCAGTACAAACAACATTCTTCCAGatttaaagcagagaaaatccCTTGTACAGAATAAAACTGTGCTAGTAAGAAACACAGGACACTTTCCAGCTctgatttttgtaattttcatAGTTAAGATGAAACAATCCTCCTCTTCCATGACTGACAGATTATTAAATAGCCGTATATGAAGTTGCTCACATAAGTGCTGCGTTGCTCTGAAGCCTCTGCCGAAGCCAAACAAATTCTCGAAAGCGTCGTCTAACACAGGATGTTTTCCTTGTAAAGCACATACTGTTTGTctgttaggaaataaaaa
Coding sequences:
- the SNX10 gene encoding sorting nexin-10 translates to MTPKHEKQEFVTVLVRDPRTQKEDSWHSYIDYEIFIHTNSMCFTRKTSCVRRRFREFVWLRQRLQSNAALIQLPELPSKTPFFNMNNPHHVDHRRQGLQEFLEKVLQDALLLSDSRLHLFLQTQLSPEDMEACVSGQTKYSVADAIHKFASLNRRFPVEDEERKKGRNDADSDSESSSSGLGPSGDSISCGCKARPASEES